The following are from one region of the Falco biarmicus isolate bFalBia1 chromosome 1, bFalBia1.pri, whole genome shotgun sequence genome:
- the FGFBP2 gene encoding fibroblast growth factor-binding protein 2, whose translation MKSVALLFVVVICGLGGLGEKLKPNRRSSGEEINFRTKTKDVCTMSMSGDEEMKLRIECQSQGMSYWCEFTGKPSVCRAFLNNPKIYWNQIAMELRKLPHACESTEVLKITMCQKAHPEALMKQVAAGMELEDLVNQDKSVQETSTSMSEAGISSVKKIGKPPILPLIKTAQHGQGSEVETEAMKLAREHCWESLHGFCSYIIGFFRG comes from the coding sequence ATGAAGAGTGTCGCTCTTCTCTTTGTGGTAGTGATCTGTGGCTTGGGAGGACTGGGAGAGAAGCTGAAGCCAAACAGAAGAAGCAGTGGTGAAGAAATCAATTTTCGGACTAAAACCAAAGATGTTTGCACAATGAGCATGAGTGGGGATGAGGAAATGAAACTTAGAATTGAATGTCAAAGCCAAGGCATGTCCTACTGGTGTGAATTCACTGGCAAGCCGTCAGTCTGCCGTGCTTTCCTAAACAATCCAAAGATCTACTGGAATCAGATTGCCATGGAACTTAGAAAGCTCCCGCATGCTTGTGAATCCACGGAAGTGTTGAAGATCACCATGTGCCAAAAGGCTCACCCAGAGGCTCTCATGAAGCAAGTAGCTGCTGGCATGGAGCTGGAAGATCTAGTGAACCAGGACAAATCAGTCCAGGAAACTTCCACTTCTATGAGCGAAGCAGGAATAAGCTCTGTTAAGAAAATAGGGAAACCTCCAATACTACCTCTTATAAAAACAGCCCAACATGGTCAAGGGTCTGAAGTTGAAACAGAAGCAATGAAACTGGCACGGGAACATTGCTGGGAATCCCTGCATGGTTTCTGCTCCTACATTATTGGCTTCTTCAGGGGTTAA